Below is a window of Candidatus Omnitrophota bacterium DNA.
TCTTTGTTGGTCTGATAACTTACAAAGTAACAGGTTTTCTTTGATCTGTGGAGCTTTTTTATTTATTCCCTTTGTCGCACTTTAGTTTACAATCTTCTATATTATGCTGGTATTAGAAATGTATTTTGCCTCCTATATTAACCATGCGACCGGGGCAAGCGTAATTAAAAACCTCTCTGTATTTTTCGCTTGTTAAATTGTCTACATTTAAAAAGGTTTCAAAATTCTTGTTAATTTTATAATTGATATTAAGGTCTGTTTTGTTATAAGCCTTCAGCAATAAATTGCCTACATCACTGCGCCGGCCGACATATAAGAGCTTAAGATTTATCTCCAGTTTAGGAATAGGGCTATAATTTAACCCTAAAAAGGCCTTATTCCTGGGCCGCCTTATTAACTCGTCACCATTGCTCTTATCTTCTGTGTCCTGCCAAGTATAACCAATATTTATTTTAAAAACATCTAAGGGCCTAAATTCCAGAGAATTTTCATAGCCGTAGATTCTGGCTTGACCAATATTAGAATATTGTGGAGTATAGTATGTAACCGGATCGTATTTGGCATCAATAAGGTTTTTTAGCTGGGTATGGAAAAAAACGCTACTAAAATATACCTTATCCTTCATTATTGCTTGCTCAAAACCAAATTCATAAGACTGGCTTTCTTCGGGTTGAAGTTTGTCATTACCCCCGCCAAACATAAAAGGGATGGCTTCAGCATGCAGTTGATAGAGAGTCGGGGCTTTATAAGCCGTACCCCAACCCGCCTTAATCTTTGTCCCGCACGAAAATAAATAGCTGGCATCTGTTTTATATACTGTCTTTAACCCCGCGTATGAATGATCATCAATTCTTATGCCGGTGTTAAAACGAAATTTGTCAGAGACATTAAGCAAATTTTCCGCATACACGCCTTTGGTATTACTATAAACTCTGGGAAAATCTGTTTGGCTAGAATAAACAGAACCACCATATGTATATTCTGAATAATAGTGATATTCTCCGCTTTCTCTTTGCCCATCTACCCCGCATACCAAAGTATCAAATTGAGAAAGCGTGAAGTTATTCTGCCAATCCATCTGATAGCTCTGCCCTTTATAACGATCCCTTAAATAATCGTTGGGGAACTGTTCGTCCTTATCATCAAAATCTCTGCGAGATATGCCAAAATATGAAAGCTGTAATTTTTGTTTCCAGAAATCAGCGGGTCTGGTTTCCCAAAAATTACTAAAAATCATCTGCCTCTGATGCGCCTTAAGATTGGGATCATCTCTTAACCCGAATGAATCATCATATCTGTACTTGGATTCTACAATGCGGCTTGTAATCCCAAACGTGTTTTGCGCATCAATATTATACTCTGCCCTTAAAGATAAATTGAGATCCTCGTTGGGGTCATGTTCGGAAGTATTTCTCAACTTGGATATTCCATCTGAGGCATACCGCGATGCGGAAAAAGAATAGGATAATTTATCTATCCTGCCCAATGATTCTAAAGACATATTTTGCGTATTATGAGTGCCTTGGCTTAATAAAATGTTAACGCGCGGCCGGCCTTCGCCTTTTTGAGTGATAATATTGACCACGCCCCCCATAGCATCAGAGCCGTACAAAACGCTTTGCGGGCCCCTAACTATCTCTGTGCGGTCAATGTTACCAACCAACAGATGCCCCATATCATACGCGGCATCTGCAGCAATAGGATCATACAATCTAACATTGTCAATCATGATCCTTGACTGTCCGGGGCTGGTGCCTCTCAAGAAAAACGAGGTTGCGCCTCCGAAACTACCCGTCTGAACAACATCCACGCCTAAGACTTGCCTTATCATATTTTTCAAGTCTGCGCTATTAGCATCATCTAAATCTTTTTTCCAAAGAACAGTTACATCACTTGTTGTGCCCTTGATGTTCTCCGGAGTCCGAGATGAAGTGACAACAATCCGTTCCAGCTGCGAGCTTTCCTCTCCTAAAGAAACCGCTTGATAATTCAACAATATAAACGCACACAAAAACCAAACCGCCAATTCCTTAATTTTATTTATCATTCTTTCTTCTCCTCCAGCGAGAATACTAGTAACCACGATAGCCAATAGACCGGGCTTTTTTACCGTTGCGCGGCAGCGCCCTGAATCACACAGGGACTTCCTTTAGCTAAAGGGCAATATATTATTGATAATATTTGATATCCAAAAACCAGTGCTCCCAAAAACCTTGTTTCTTGATTTTTTCGCTATCCAATATTTGGATCGGCTTAGCAAAAATTGGCCCATCGACCACTAAAGTATGGTATTCTCCGTTCTCCCCGCAGGGGCAGATGCCTTTGGCTTTTAATTCTTTGGCCAATGGCTTATCAATTATTCTGCCTAAATATTCTTCGCCCATAACATCGGCTTTACAGCTTACGATAACCGCTTTAAAGCCGGCATCCACAAATTCATCAATCAACCCAAGAGTATCATCTGCCCATAACGGCTCTACGGGGTTGATCCCCAATTCGCCACAAACCCTTTCTACCCAACTGCTATGCTCCAGCAAATATATATCCCCGAAAACCATATAGCGCGCGCCCTTCTTTATAAATCTATCCACGGCTTGCTTAAATTCCTCTTCATACAATTTCATATCAGGGCTTACTGCGCATTGCGTTAAAGGAAACCCCATAAGCTTAGCCTGATATTTTAATAAATCTGCGGTTAATCCATGAAAACAACCCCTGCCAGAACCCTTAGAAATAAAATTCAAAAGATTATTTATTTTATAACCCTGTTTCATCGCCCGATAAAGCGCTAAACAGCTATCCTTGCCCCCACTCCAAGAAGCAATCACGTTTGATTTCATAACACCCCCCATAGCAATAAACATAAAGTTTCGGAAATTTCATTTACCGCACCACAAATATCTCCGGTTACGCCTCCCAAAGAACGTTTAAAATAATTTCCTAATAAGAAAGCTACTAATGTGGATATAGCAAGCAGGCCTAAGCCTTTTTGTAAATCCACTAAGCTTACACAAACTACCGCCATGATCAAAGCAAGTATAAAAATATTGTTTGTGGAATTCTTAATAAATGCCTCTGCCTTGCCGGATTGGCGGGCATACGGGAAAAAACTTATTAATCCCGCCATAGCAAAGCGGCTTGTTACACAAGACAAAATGATGGCAAAGCTGCCCTCTTTTAAAGGCAATGCCAAAAGCGCGGCTATCTTCAAAAAAAGAATACTTACTATTGCCAAAACCCCGATGGCCCCGATATGCGGATCGCGCATAATGGAAAGTTTTTCTTCTTTAGATTTTCCGCTTCCTATGGCGTCAAATGTATCGGCCACGCCATCCAAATGGATACCGGCAGTTAAAATAATTAACATAATTACCGATAATAAATTAATGCTTATAAAAGGCAGGCCCCAAAAATGCAATAACCAGCGCAAATCTGCCACAAAAACACCCAAGAAAAGCCCGACAAAAGGAAAATAAACCATAGACTCGGCGGCTTTTTTCTCTGAATATTTCTTTACCTTAACGGGGATAACACTTAAAAATTGTAAAGCTAAAAGAAACTGTTGCATTTATGCCTCTTTCTTGGAAACTCCCGCGGAATCAAAGGTAGCCATCTCTTGCAGTATCTTTACCGACGCCTCTACAAGGTTAATGCCTAAGGCCGCGCCAGTTCCTTCACCCAGGCGCAAGCTTAAATCTAATAACGGCTTTAGGCCTAAATGCGCTAAGATCACTTTGTGCCCTTTTTCCACCGAACAGTGGCTGGCGATCATATATTCTTTTACTTGGGGTTTAATAAAACTTGCCGTTAGAGCTGCCGAGGAAGAAATAAACCCATCCAACACAACAGGCAATCTCTTGCCGCAAGAAGCAATAATTATTCCCACCAGCCCCGCAATTTCCAATCCGCCAACTTTAGCTAAAACGCCTACCGGGTCGCTGGCATCGGGTGAATTAATTTCTAAAGCGCGCTTGATTACTTCTATCTTCCGCGCCAAACCCGCATCATCTAACCCCGCGCCTCTTCCGGAAACTTCTTCAATTTTGGTTTTGGTGAAAAGCGCAGTCAAAGCTGAAGCGGCAGTAGTATTTCCAATACCCATTTCTCCAATACCTATAATATCAATCCCCTTTTTATACTCTGCGTTAAAGATTTCCACGCCGGCATTAATGGCTTTTTCTGCGTCTTCTTTAGTCATAGCTGGGCCGCGCGCCATATTCGCTGTACCCAAACGCACTTTTCTATCATAAAAGTTTTTATTCTTGGTTTTTATTCTTTCCGCTACCCCTAAATCCGCAACCACAATCCTTGCCCCAACGTGTTTGGCTAATACATTTATCCCTGCGCCGCCCCGCAAAAAATTATAAACCATCTGCGCGGTAACTTCTTTTGGGTATGGGCTAACCCCCTCATCGGTAACTCCATGGTCGGCGGCTAAAGTAAAGATCACCTTACTTTTAAGCTTTATATCCTTCTTGCCTGTAAGCCCGACTATAAGTTTGGCTATTTCTTCTAAGCGCCCAAAGCTGCCCAATGGCTTAGTAAGATTATCAAGCCTTTTTTGGGTAAGCTGAACTAATCCCCGGTCGATACTTTTAATATTATTGGCTAAAGATAAAAAGTCTTCCACCAAATACCTTTCATTTTAAACAAAGCTGCAAACCGCAAAAGGAAACATAAACCTTATCGGCTTCTTGGGATACTAATTGATTTACTCTACCGGCAACATCGCGAAAATCTCTGGCTAATTTATTCTCTGGAACAATGCCGGAACCAACTTCATTGGAAATAAAAACGCAGGTGGCTTTTATTTTCTTGGCCAAAATAAGAATATCTTTAGCGCTTAAGAGAATGTCCTTTTCTTTCGCGCCTGACAACATCTTGTTAGACACCCAAAGAGTTAAACAATCAATGATCACAGTCTCTGTATCGGAAGGGATTTTCTTAAGTGCGCTTTTTAAATCGCGCGGCTCTTCTATAACATGCCAGCTGACAGGCCGGGATTTCTTGTGCAGACTGATGCGCTTTTTCATCTCACTGTCAAGGGCTTCGGCGGTAGCGACAAACACCACGCCCGAATCCCTTTCCGCAAGCTTTAGCGCCAATGCGCTTTTCCCGCTACGCGCGCCGCCAGTAATAAGAATGATTTTCCCCATGGTCTTTACTTTTTATTAAAACAAATTATTTTCCATTTCTTATTTTTTGATTGTTCAACGATGCTAACCGTAGCAGACGCGGGTATATACCTCCAGAAATCATGGCCTTCCCTGATATAATTTAAAAATGTACTTATCACTCCTCCATGACAAACAATCGCTACTATTTTGTCTTTATTCTCAAGGGCTATTTTCTGGATTGTCTTTACTACACGCTTTCTGAAATTAATCAAGCTTTCTGCTTTGGGCATAGTTGTCTTATATGGGTCATCTAGCCATCGGGAGTAAATAACCGGGTACTTCTTCATTACCTGCTGATGAT
It encodes the following:
- the cobT gene encoding nicotinate-nucleotide--dimethylbenzimidazole phosphoribosyltransferase, producing MVEDFLSLANNIKSIDRGLVQLTQKRLDNLTKPLGSFGRLEEIAKLIVGLTGKKDIKLKSKVIFTLAADHGVTDEGVSPYPKEVTAQMVYNFLRGGAGINVLAKHVGARIVVADLGVAERIKTKNKNFYDRKVRLGTANMARGPAMTKEDAEKAINAGVEIFNAEYKKGIDIIGIGEMGIGNTTAASALTALFTKTKIEEVSGRGAGLDDAGLARKIEVIKRALEINSPDASDPVGVLAKVGGLEIAGLVGIIIASCGKRLPVVLDGFISSSAALTASFIKPQVKEYMIASHCSVEKGHKVILAHLGLKPLLDLSLRLGEGTGAALGINLVEASVKILQEMATFDSAGVSKKEA
- the cobS gene encoding adenosylcobinamide-GDP ribazoletransferase, which translates into the protein MQQFLLALQFLSVIPVKVKKYSEKKAAESMVYFPFVGLFLGVFVADLRWLLHFWGLPFISINLLSVIMLIILTAGIHLDGVADTFDAIGSGKSKEEKLSIMRDPHIGAIGVLAIVSILFLKIAALLALPLKEGSFAIILSCVTSRFAMAGLISFFPYARQSGKAEAFIKNSTNNIFILALIMAVVCVSLVDLQKGLGLLAISTLVAFLLGNYFKRSLGGVTGDICGAVNEISETLCLLLWGVL
- a CDS encoding TonB-dependent receptor, whose product is MINKIKELAVWFLCAFILLNYQAVSLGEESSQLERIVVTSSRTPENIKGTTSDVTVLWKKDLDDANSADLKNMIRQVLGVDVVQTGSFGGATSFFLRGTSPGQSRIMIDNVRLYDPIAADAAYDMGHLLVGNIDRTEIVRGPQSVLYGSDAMGGVVNIITQKGEGRPRVNILLSQGTHNTQNMSLESLGRIDKLSYSFSASRYASDGISKLRNTSEHDPNEDLNLSLRAEYNIDAQNTFGITSRIVESKYRYDDSFGLRDDPNLKAHQRQMIFSNFWETRPADFWKQKLQLSYFGISRRDFDDKDEQFPNDYLRDRYKGQSYQMDWQNNFTLSQFDTLVCGVDGQRESGEYHYYSEYTYGGSVYSSQTDFPRVYSNTKGVYAENLLNVSDKFRFNTGIRIDDHSYAGLKTVYKTDASYLFSCGTKIKAGWGTAYKAPTLYQLHAEAIPFMFGGGNDKLQPEESQSYEFGFEQAIMKDKVYFSSVFFHTQLKNLIDAKYDPVTYYTPQYSNIGQARIYGYENSLEFRPLDVFKINIGYTWQDTEDKSNGDELIRRPRNKAFLGLNYSPIPKLEINLKLLYVGRRSDVGNLLLKAYNKTDLNINYKINKNFETFLNVDNLTSEKYREVFNYACPGRMVNIGGKIHF
- the cobU gene encoding bifunctional adenosylcobinamide kinase/adenosylcobinamide-phosphate guanylyltransferase, translated to MGKIILITGGARSGKSALALKLAERDSGVVFVATAEALDSEMKKRISLHKKSRPVSWHVIEEPRDLKSALKKIPSDTETVIIDCLTLWVSNKMLSGAKEKDILLSAKDILILAKKIKATCVFISNEVGSGIVPENKLARDFRDVAGRVNQLVSQEADKVYVSFCGLQLCLK
- a CDS encoding diphthine--ammonia ligase, with the protein product MKSNVIASWSGGKDSCLALYRAMKQGYKINNLLNFISKGSGRGCFHGLTADLLKYQAKLMGFPLTQCAVSPDMKLYEEEFKQAVDRFIKKGARYMVFGDIYLLEHSSWVERVCGELGINPVEPLWADDTLGLIDEFVDAGFKAVIVSCKADVMGEEYLGRIIDKPLAKELKAKGICPCGENGEYHTLVVDGPIFAKPIQILDSEKIKKQGFWEHWFLDIKYYQ
- a CDS encoding histidine phosphatase family protein produces the protein MCTTIVFIRHGETLWNRHKRYCGYRNIGLSARGKLQARELAVKLKNTHFDNIYSSDRLRALQTAKIVFPKSKFKITPGVKEIHFGVFEGLNHQQVMKKYPVIYSRWLDDPYKTTMPKAESLINFRKRVVKTIQKIALENKDKIVAIVCHGGVISTFLNYIREGHDFWRYIPASATVSIVEQSKNKKWKIICFNKK